In Nitrospirota bacterium, one genomic interval encodes:
- a CDS encoding sigma-70 family RNA polymerase sigma factor — protein MAERRGFGYASRTPASVSFRVEAGAAGLPVSPSERSSSREDVTGSMAQAEQALTDAEIIRLVVGGKTDAFETLIARHQAQVFKIVGRHVPRAQVDEVAQEVFVRAFTSLATFAEQAPFHHWLASLAVRTCYGYWREAYRSRETSMSALSEEGQMWVEHVLTEQAGRSFHQQTAAQEAKAVLHWALDQLSPENRTVLTLVYLDGLSVREAAALLGWSQVNVKVRAHRARLRLRTLLLGLVEERGNP, from the coding sequence GTGGCGGAGAGGCGGGGCTTCGGCTATGCTAGCCGCACCCCCGCCTCCGTTTCTTTCCGGGTGGAAGCCGGGGCGGCCGGTTTGCCGGTTTCCCCATCCGAGCGGTCGAGCAGCCGAGAGGACGTGACTGGCTCCATGGCACAGGCGGAACAGGCGCTCACGGATGCCGAGATCATCCGGCTCGTCGTGGGGGGAAAGACCGACGCCTTCGAGACCCTGATCGCGCGCCATCAAGCCCAGGTGTTCAAGATCGTGGGCCGGCACGTGCCGCGCGCGCAGGTCGACGAGGTCGCGCAGGAGGTGTTCGTGCGCGCCTTCACCTCGCTGGCGACGTTTGCGGAGCAGGCGCCGTTTCACCACTGGCTGGCGTCGCTCGCCGTGCGGACCTGTTACGGCTACTGGCGCGAGGCCTACCGGTCGCGCGAAACGTCGATGAGTGCCCTCTCCGAAGAGGGCCAGATGTGGGTGGAGCACGTGTTGACGGAACAGGCCGGCCGGTCGTTCCATCAACAGACCGCCGCGCAGGAGGCCAAGGCGGTGCTGCACTGGGCGCTGGATCAGTTGTCCCCCGAAAATCGGACGGTGCTCACGCTGGTGTACCTCGACGGCTTGTCCGTCCGTGAGGCCGCAGCCCTGTTGGGCTGGAGCCAGGTCAACGTGAAAGTGCGCGCGCATCGCGCGCGCCTGCGCCTGCGCACCCTGCTGCTCGGGCTGGTGGAGGAGCGAGGAAATCCATGA
- a CDS encoding DUF3565 domain-containing protein, with translation MKRRIQGFHQDEQGDWVADLDCGHGQHVRHNPPWIKRPWVSTQEGRTGRLGTELDCKRCDEPA, from the coding sequence ATGAAACGCAGGATACAGGGCTTCCATCAGGACGAGCAGGGGGATTGGGTGGCCGATCTGGACTGCGGCCACGGGCAGCACGTGCGGCACAATCCGCCGTGGATCAAACGGCCCTGGGTGAGCACCCAGGAGGGCCGGACCGGTCGCCTCGGGACCGAGTTGGACTGCAAGCGTTGCGACGAGCCGGCCTGA
- a CDS encoding glycosyltransferase has translation MIEWLQWFCLIPVVGGSLFGLLCLPAALWFCRDRAASAASGFSEGQWPPVTVLKPVYGLEKDLKANLRTMCLQDYPDYQVVFSAQRSDDPAIPILHELQREFGAGRVTVVVKNLQAGMNGKVNNLIGGLTEAKHEILVISDSDIRVRPDYLKAVVAPLADPAVGCVCTPFKAVNAGCWYEKLELLSMNADFIPSVMFALTTGASNYSNGQSITLRREALAKIGGLESLAEYLVEDYEIGRRIWESGKRMAVPPYFIEATVDLKSVAQWWSHQVYWDQNTRFAQPGGFAATVLTRSVPFALLYACLRLMDPVGLTVLGGAVSIRLVTTALILGRIGDREGLRSLWLLPLRDVTGLASWALAFTQRTVVWRGVEFVLTRNGRLVPREARS, from the coding sequence ATGATCGAATGGCTTCAATGGTTCTGCCTGATTCCGGTCGTCGGAGGCTCGTTGTTCGGGCTGCTCTGCCTGCCCGCGGCCCTCTGGTTCTGCCGCGACCGGGCTGCCTCGGCAGCCTCGGGATTTTCGGAGGGACAATGGCCGCCGGTCACGGTCCTGAAGCCGGTCTATGGATTGGAGAAGGACCTCAAGGCCAACCTGCGGACCATGTGTTTGCAGGACTATCCGGACTACCAGGTCGTCTTCTCCGCGCAGCGATCGGATGACCCGGCGATCCCGATTCTCCACGAGCTGCAACGGGAGTTCGGCGCGGGCCGCGTGACGGTGGTGGTGAAGAACCTCCAGGCGGGCATGAACGGGAAAGTGAACAACCTGATCGGCGGGCTCACCGAGGCCAAGCATGAGATCCTGGTCATCAGCGACAGTGACATCCGCGTCCGGCCCGATTATCTCAAGGCGGTCGTGGCGCCGCTCGCCGATCCGGCGGTCGGCTGCGTCTGCACCCCGTTCAAAGCGGTCAACGCCGGATGCTGGTACGAGAAGCTGGAGCTCTTGAGCATGAACGCGGACTTCATTCCCAGCGTTATGTTCGCCCTGACCACCGGCGCCTCGAACTACAGCAACGGCCAGTCCATCACGCTCCGGCGCGAGGCGCTGGCGAAAATCGGCGGGCTGGAAAGCCTGGCCGAATACCTGGTGGAGGATTACGAGATCGGCCGGCGCATCTGGGAATCGGGGAAGCGCATGGCCGTGCCGCCCTATTTCATCGAAGCCACGGTGGATCTGAAATCCGTCGCGCAATGGTGGAGCCATCAGGTCTATTGGGACCAGAACACGCGGTTCGCGCAGCCGGGCGGCTTTGCCGCTACCGTGCTGACCCGCTCGGTGCCCTTTGCGCTGCTCTATGCGTGCCTGCGGCTCATGGATCCGGTCGGGCTGACGGTGCTGGGCGGCGCCGTCTCGATCCGTCTCGTCACGACGGCCCTCATCCTCGGCCGGATCGGGGATCGGGAAGGGCTCCGCAGTCTGTGGCTCCTGCCCTTGCGCGATGTGACCGGCCTGGCCTCCTGGGCGCTCGCCTTCACACAGCGGACCGTGGTCTGGCGGGGCGTGGAATTCGTCCTGACCCGCAACGGGCGGCTGGTCCCGCGGGAGGCCCGGTCATGA
- a CDS encoding HDOD domain-containing protein — MLNVTMEEPTEESLKGIILPPMPATLTGINSERAKAEPSLGEIARLIERDISVAGAVIKAVNSPLFGLRRKLESISQAVFLLGLDNVVNLVTALSLRSAMQAAKFPDLDRFFDSAQNVAIIMSSLAGELCAMPHGQAYLLGLFHDCGIPLLFQKHPEYLEVMRTAKTTINRSITAVEDERIGTDHALVGYFVARSWKLPNAICLSIRYHHSAYDLLAASKRTDQRDEDIEALTNAAALLAMAEIINYRLGHREEFHDWDLAGPSVLAHFDLTPQAFELLEKDTCEKLADA; from the coding sequence ATGCTGAACGTGACGATGGAGGAGCCAACCGAAGAGTCGTTGAAAGGAATCATCCTGCCCCCGATGCCCGCGACCCTGACGGGCATCAACAGCGAACGCGCCAAGGCCGAGCCGAGTCTTGGCGAGATCGCCCGTCTAATCGAGCGGGACATCAGTGTCGCGGGAGCCGTGATCAAGGCCGTCAACTCGCCCCTCTTCGGCCTCCGGCGAAAGCTGGAGTCCATCTCGCAGGCGGTGTTTTTGCTGGGGCTCGATAATGTGGTGAATCTCGTGACGGCGTTGTCGCTCCGGTCGGCGATGCAGGCGGCAAAATTCCCCGACCTGGATCGGTTTTTTGACTCAGCCCAAAATGTGGCCATCATAATGTCTTCACTCGCCGGGGAACTATGTGCGATGCCGCACGGACAGGCCTATCTGCTGGGCTTGTTCCATGATTGCGGCATTCCGTTGCTGTTTCAGAAGCATCCGGAATATCTGGAGGTCATGCGGACGGCCAAGACGACCATCAATCGTTCGATCACGGCCGTGGAAGATGAGCGTATCGGCACGGACCATGCGCTTGTGGGGTATTTCGTCGCCAGGAGTTGGAAGCTGCCCAATGCCATCTGCCTCAGCATCCGCTATCATCATAGCGCCTACGATCTGCTTGCGGCGAGCAAGCGGACGGACCAGCGGGACGAGGACATCGAGGCCCTCACGAACGCGGCCGCGCTCCTGGCGATGGCGGAAATCATCAATTATCGCCTCGGCCACCGGGAGGAATTCCATGACTGGGACCTTGCCGGGCCGTCGGTCCTCGCCCACTTTGATTTAACGCCACAGGCATTCGAACTCCTGGAGAAGGACACCTGCGAGAAACTCGCCGACGCATGA
- a CDS encoding FAD-binding oxidoreductase: MANGRPGKDFAVVGGGIAGLAIAEMLQRSGASVVLLEKNALLCAEASAEQQGWFHTGALYTALPNNFFCRTMVGNLDDLVDYYGGFPQMNLRVDKHISTTNADGWFSNRTNFYVYTSTEGVSWPWKLPWAVALRRAKQRMSWFETLDASRSLSHQLGFGAKPLKYVMHSSALGLNLDHVAFALKSRDRAMNTRLIATDLLRSFLASGGEVKTQARVQSLDKGSVTVKLDGSETPTRIAARHTILATGKDTTAFEANTKVFISPLLVVYPALTDLNFVRMSPHMDQTINHICHRNNGLEYSLIGNAVYHDARHTSQDVQDKVRANMLAMAKKVFGEFDAKSTDLFFGYKTEVSSSSFIRNYLYHIIDRGHYTLTLPGKFSLCFSLAANVCRHFGIEPVKAVRLTDDASVEALLQEPMHSRMAKRLAEKFQPRS, encoded by the coding sequence ATGGCGAACGGGAGACCGGGCAAAGACTTTGCAGTGGTCGGCGGCGGCATCGCCGGGCTGGCGATCGCGGAGATGCTCCAGCGGTCCGGCGCCTCGGTCGTCCTGCTCGAGAAAAACGCGCTCCTCTGCGCCGAGGCCTCGGCCGAGCAGCAGGGCTGGTTCCACACCGGCGCCCTCTACACGGCGTTGCCGAACAACTTCTTCTGCCGCACGATGGTCGGGAACCTGGACGACCTGGTGGATTACTACGGCGGGTTCCCCCAGATGAACCTGCGCGTGGACAAGCACATCTCCACGACAAATGCCGACGGCTGGTTCTCCAACCGGACCAACTTCTACGTCTATACGAGCACGGAGGGCGTGAGCTGGCCCTGGAAACTGCCCTGGGCCGTGGCGCTGCGCCGGGCCAAGCAGCGCATGTCCTGGTTCGAGACCCTGGACGCCTCGCGCAGTCTCAGCCACCAGTTGGGGTTCGGGGCCAAGCCCCTCAAATACGTGATGCACAGCTCCGCCCTGGGGCTCAACCTGGATCACGTGGCCTTCGCGCTCAAGTCCCGCGACCGGGCGATGAACACGCGGCTCATCGCCACGGACCTGCTCCGGTCGTTCCTCGCCTCGGGCGGGGAGGTGAAGACCCAGGCCCGGGTGCAGAGCCTGGACAAGGGCTCGGTGACGGTCAAGCTGGACGGCAGCGAGACACCGACCCGGATCGCCGCGCGCCATACGATCCTGGCGACCGGCAAGGACACGACGGCCTTCGAAGCCAATACCAAGGTTTTCATCAGCCCGCTCCTCGTCGTCTATCCCGCGCTGACCGACCTCAACTTCGTGCGGATGTCGCCGCACATGGACCAGACGATCAACCACATCTGCCACCGCAACAACGGGCTGGAATATTCCCTGATCGGGAACGCGGTCTATCACGACGCCCGGCACACCAGCCAGGACGTGCAGGACAAGGTCCGGGCCAACATGCTGGCGATGGCCAAAAAAGTGTTCGGCGAGTTCGACGCCAAGAGCACCGATTTGTTCTTCGGCTACAAGACCGAAGTCTCCTCCTCCTCCTTCATCCGGAACTACCTCTACCACATCATCGACCGGGGCCATTATACGCTGACCCTGCCGGGCAAGTTTTCCCTCTGCTTCAGTCTCGCCGCGAACGTCTGCCGGCACTTCGGCATCGAGCCGGTGAAGGCCGTGCGCCTCACGGACGACGCCTCCGTCGAAGCCCTGCTGCAGGAGCCCATGCACTCCCGCATGGCCAAGCGCCTCGCCGAAAAATTCCAGCCCCGCTCCTAA
- a CDS encoding inorganic pyrophosphatase, with the protein MNLMYRAHPWHGVSIGDEAPEVVTAYIEIVPTDTVKYEVDKVSGFLKVDRPQRFSNLCPAYYGLVPQTFCGERVAAMFAARASKQGVVGDGDPLDICVLTEKTIPHSDILLTALPIGGLSMLDGGEADDKIIAVMKDDAVYGGYTDIANCPPTLIDRLQHYFLTYKHAPGTTQHKVQITSVYGRGEALKVIRASHADYRAHFPELESRWPKNLA; encoded by the coding sequence ATGAACTTGATGTATCGAGCCCACCCCTGGCACGGGGTCTCCATCGGAGACGAGGCGCCGGAGGTGGTGACGGCCTACATCGAAATCGTGCCGACCGACACGGTCAAATACGAAGTGGACAAGGTGAGCGGCTTCCTCAAGGTCGATCGTCCGCAGCGCTTCTCCAACCTCTGTCCCGCCTATTATGGGCTGGTGCCGCAAACCTTCTGCGGCGAGCGGGTCGCCGCCATGTTCGCCGCGCGGGCGAGTAAGCAGGGCGTGGTCGGCGACGGAGATCCCCTCGACATCTGCGTCCTCACGGAGAAGACCATTCCCCACAGCGACATTCTTCTCACGGCCCTGCCCATCGGCGGCCTCAGCATGTTGGACGGAGGTGAAGCGGACGACAAGATCATCGCCGTCATGAAAGACGACGCGGTCTACGGCGGCTATACCGATATCGCCAATTGCCCGCCGACCTTGATCGACCGCCTCCAGCACTACTTCCTCACCTACAAGCACGCGCCGGGGACCACGCAACACAAGGTCCAGATTACGAGCGTCTATGGCAGGGGGGAAGCGTTGAAAGTGATCCGCGCCAGCCATGCCGATTACCGGGCGCATTTTCCGGAACTGGAATCGCGCTGGCCGAAGAATCTGGCTTGA
- a CDS encoding isoprenylcysteine carboxylmethyltransferase family protein: MTQEANRVKSSLLVGIQFGCLGLLFFTGPLLPAGLAAQALMVLGLSMGAWALATMPLGTLNALPDVRAEATLVTRGPYRYVRHPMYTAVLLLTLGLVLEHPSLVRITIWLVLVIDLWMKLTYEEELLARRFADYSGYRAGTKRLIPFLL, translated from the coding sequence ATGACGCAAGAAGCCAACCGGGTCAAATCCTCCTTGCTGGTCGGCATTCAGTTCGGGTGCCTGGGTCTCCTGTTCTTCACAGGCCCCCTGCTGCCGGCCGGCCTCGCGGCACAGGCGTTGATGGTGCTGGGTTTGAGTATGGGGGCCTGGGCCCTGGCGACCATGCCGCTTGGCACCCTCAACGCCTTGCCCGACGTTCGGGCCGAGGCGACGCTGGTGACCCGGGGCCCCTACCGGTATGTCCGGCATCCCATGTATACGGCGGTCTTGCTGCTCACGCTGGGCTTGGTGCTGGAGCACCCGTCTCTGGTTCGCATCACGATCTGGCTGGTCCTTGTGATAGACCTCTGGATGAAGCTGACCTACGAGGAAGAGCTCCTCGCCCGGCGCTTCGCCGACTATTCCGGATACAGGGCCGGCACCAAGCGGCTGATCCCCTTCCTGCTGTGA
- the tcmP gene encoding three-Cys-motif partner protein TcmP produces the protein MPPRTTRWPIEPHTQAKHLILERYLKAWLPIMASFNGRIVYIDAFAGPGRYSKGEEGSPIIALKTLLGNPLFQSPKRRCDVGFFFIEEDQERAAALTEELNQLEAQFPIPKWVSYEVINGEFASEMTKLLDAIERRGKLLAPTFAFIDPFGYSGVPLDVIARMARNPSCECLITFVYESIVRHGGKPEDWIQAHIDKLFDTNEWKSLLAGPDPKERMVKMIELYRKQLTDKAKFRFVRTFSMFDRSNQAEYVLFFGTNNRKGLSVMKQAMWKADPLSGQIFSDKTDAGQMVLLQSGEDLGLRYQLQEKFRGQGFVAIGEIERFVLEETAYSEAMHLKQKTLAPMERESIPLIKVQRPLGKQNRKGTYPEGTTVMFL, from the coding sequence ATGCCACCTCGCACTACTCGCTGGCCCATTGAGCCACACACTCAGGCAAAACATCTTATTCTTGAGAGGTATCTGAAGGCATGGTTGCCAATAATGGCAAGCTTCAATGGACGTATTGTGTACATTGATGCCTTTGCAGGTCCTGGAAGGTATAGCAAAGGAGAAGAAGGGTCACCGATTATTGCATTGAAGACCCTTCTCGGTAATCCCCTTTTTCAGTCGCCAAAAAGACGATGCGATGTAGGCTTCTTCTTCATCGAAGAGGATCAAGAGAGAGCGGCGGCCTTAACAGAAGAACTGAACCAATTAGAAGCACAATTTCCGATCCCCAAGTGGGTTAGTTACGAAGTCATAAACGGAGAGTTTGCTTCCGAGATGACAAAGCTTCTTGATGCAATTGAGCGCAGAGGAAAACTGCTTGCCCCAACCTTTGCTTTTATCGATCCGTTTGGGTATAGCGGCGTACCCCTCGACGTCATAGCACGTATGGCTCGTAATCCGAGTTGCGAGTGTCTCATAACGTTTGTATACGAATCGATTGTTAGACACGGGGGCAAACCAGAAGACTGGATCCAAGCGCACATCGATAAACTCTTTGATACAAACGAGTGGAAATCTCTGCTTGCTGGGCCTGATCCCAAAGAACGCATGGTCAAGATGATTGAACTTTATCGTAAGCAGCTTACGGACAAAGCAAAATTTAGATTTGTTCGAACTTTTTCCATGTTTGATCGAAGCAATCAAGCCGAGTACGTTCTGTTTTTTGGAACAAATAACCGAAAAGGGCTAAGCGTGATGAAGCAAGCAATGTGGAAGGCTGATCCGCTAAGTGGGCAGATATTCTCTGATAAAACGGATGCCGGGCAGATGGTACTATTGCAATCCGGTGAGGATCTTGGACTTCGTTATCAATTGCAAGAAAAGTTTAGAGGACAAGGTTTTGTAGCCATTGGAGAAATCGAGAGATTTGTACTGGAAGAAACCGCTTATTCAGAAGCGATGCATCTTAAACAAAAAACTCTCGCTCCAATGGAGAGAGAATCCATACCGCTTATCAAAGTACAAAGGCCACTTGGCAAACAGAACCGAAAAGGGACTTACCCAGAAGGCACAACAGTCATGTTTCTATGA
- a CDS encoding phage Gp37/Gp68 family protein: protein MGDKSAIEWTDATWNPVTGCSKVSPGCKNCYAERLAARLKAMGNPRYANGFDVTLHGDQLTLPLRWKQPKKIFVNSMSDLFHEEVPDDFIVKAFEIMEQAHWHRFQILTKRAERLAELAPKLPWPKNVWQGVSVENDDYTWRIKYLLQAPAVVRFLSIEPLLGPISNLPLKGISWVIVGGESGPNYRHVEADWVREIRDQCVHAQVPFFFKQWGGITSKAGGRRLDRRVWSEMPETEISLQQTSLV, encoded by the coding sequence GTGGGCGACAAATCAGCTATAGAGTGGACCGACGCTACCTGGAACCCTGTGACTGGTTGCTCAAAGGTCAGTCCGGGCTGCAAGAATTGCTATGCCGAGAGGCTGGCTGCTCGTCTCAAAGCGATGGGCAATCCACGCTACGCCAATGGCTTTGATGTCACCCTCCACGGGGATCAATTAACGCTCCCTCTGCGATGGAAGCAACCCAAGAAGATATTCGTCAATAGTATGAGCGATCTCTTCCATGAAGAGGTTCCGGACGACTTCATAGTAAAAGCATTTGAGATCATGGAGCAAGCTCATTGGCATCGCTTTCAAATTCTCACTAAGCGGGCAGAGCGATTGGCGGAGCTTGCGCCGAAACTTCCTTGGCCAAAGAACGTATGGCAGGGAGTGTCAGTGGAGAATGACGATTACACGTGGAGGATCAAATATCTATTGCAGGCTCCAGCTGTTGTACGCTTCCTCTCAATTGAACCCTTGCTAGGTCCAATTTCTAACCTGCCGTTGAAGGGAATATCCTGGGTGATTGTCGGAGGTGAAAGCGGGCCAAATTATCGCCATGTTGAAGCCGACTGGGTTCGCGAGATACGGGACCAGTGTGTCCATGCCCAGGTGCCATTCTTTTTTAAGCAGTGGGGTGGAATTACCTCAAAGGCAGGAGGCCGACGGCTAGATCGCAGAGTTTGGAGTGAAATGCCAGAGACAGAGATTAGTTTGCAACAAACAAGTCTGGTTTAA
- a CDS encoding DegT/DnrJ/EryC1/StrS aminotransferase family protein, giving the protein MRQVKPFYFDITDDEIAYYQQESAKILKSATLILGEYTTRFEKAFAEYIGVKHAISCNSGSTALEFLLRIKKVEGKAVLVPTNTNFATVAAIIRAGGEAVYLDMDKQTFAPSLAMVQAALKKHRAKGKTPVAGVMWVHIGGVVSPEFPQVVADCRQQGLFVMEDAAHAHGSQLKGVKSGNLADAAAFSFFPTKVMTTCEGGIITTNNDEEDYLARSFRNQGKRGMNFGGLHHDFGNSARITEPGALLGLIQLKKLPQMLAKRQKGYEIIAKALDKAGLSYVSTKHMDAASQYKLIVHVPEGRTTEDLKKRLNEVGVICGGGVYDLPCHKQPVFEGVCPGETYPGADRWCPNHVCPPLTSGMTDDDAAYVAEMLVKHLA; this is encoded by the coding sequence ATGCGGCAGGTGAAGCCGTTTTATTTCGACATCACGGACGACGAGATCGCCTATTACCAGCAGGAGTCGGCCAAGATCCTGAAATCGGCGACACTGATTTTGGGGGAGTATACGACCCGCTTCGAGAAGGCCTTCGCCGAGTACATCGGCGTGAAGCATGCGATCTCCTGCAACAGCGGCTCGACGGCGCTGGAGTTCCTGTTGCGGATCAAGAAGGTCGAAGGCAAGGCCGTGCTGGTCCCGACGAACACGAATTTCGCGACCGTCGCGGCGATCATCCGCGCGGGCGGCGAAGCCGTCTATCTCGACATGGACAAGCAGACCTTCGCGCCGAGTCTCGCAATGGTCCAGGCGGCCCTCAAGAAGCACCGGGCCAAGGGTAAGACGCCGGTGGCCGGCGTCATGTGGGTCCACATCGGCGGCGTCGTTTCGCCGGAGTTTCCGCAGGTGGTGGCCGACTGCCGCCAGCAGGGCCTCTTCGTGATGGAAGATGCGGCCCATGCGCACGGAAGCCAGCTCAAGGGCGTCAAGTCCGGGAACCTGGCCGATGCTGCGGCCTTCTCCTTCTTTCCGACGAAGGTCATGACCACTTGCGAAGGGGGCATCATCACGACCAACAACGACGAGGAAGATTACCTGGCCCGGTCTTTTCGCAACCAGGGCAAGCGGGGCATGAACTTCGGCGGTCTGCACCACGATTTCGGCAACAGCGCGCGGATCACGGAGCCGGGCGCCCTGTTGGGCCTGATCCAGTTGAAAAAACTCCCGCAGATGCTGGCGAAGCGGCAGAAGGGCTACGAGATCATCGCCAAGGCGCTGGACAAGGCCGGGCTCAGCTACGTGTCCACCAAGCACATGGATGCAGCCAGCCAGTACAAACTGATCGTCCACGTGCCGGAAGGCCGGACGACGGAGGATCTGAAAAAGCGCCTGAACGAGGTGGGTGTCATCTGCGGCGGCGGGGTGTATGATCTGCCCTGCCACAAGCAGCCGGTGTTCGAAGGGGTCTGTCCGGGCGAAACCTATCCGGGGGCGGACCGGTGGTGCCCGAACCATGTGTGCCCGCCGCTGACTTCCGGCATGACGGACGACGACGCGGCCTATGTCGCCGAGATGCTCGTGAAGCATCTCGCATAA
- a CDS encoding tail fiber domain-containing protein, with protein MASVTIGVLLLLAIAPASWAGNFFDVSDGGNVGIGTASAGALLDVARPNTTSNTELFDIRANGFTQTISSGLTNARFNLFNQYTLSAASAQTVTNGTTLHIAGPPTASGSGPATITTGSALRIAGGTVANTTNAYALYVDAPTGATNNYAAVFSTGRVGIGTTAPDFQLDARQSANTPAGQFRVDGTGIQTALQLANRNTSGGAAGEGPELTFVGGAGSGAGPNIASIYAAWNGSATTDGYLTLNTRRGGSITEAVRIASSGNVGIGTTSPNAPLQVVGSGTGFDVLIGRETTTADTELRISRSAVNNGDMTIEANRYAQGPGNLIFQPSGGSIGIGTTSPAYLLDVAGSAHASSFPTSSDIRLKKNVVQLTSVLPKLEKIKGVAFDWNSTYQAMGRATGHREVGLIAQEVEVVFPELVTTWGEQGYRAIDYGRLAGVLVEAIKEQQAEIRELQKEIAALKHGQ; from the coding sequence ATGGCTAGTGTAACGATTGGAGTCCTTTTGTTGCTTGCCATCGCTCCGGCAAGTTGGGCGGGCAATTTCTTCGATGTCTCCGATGGTGGAAATGTGGGGATCGGTACCGCATCCGCCGGAGCACTCCTGGACGTGGCCCGACCCAATACCACCTCCAACACGGAACTATTTGATATCCGAGCCAATGGATTCACGCAAACGATCTCCAGCGGCCTGACCAATGCCCGGTTCAATCTCTTCAACCAATACACACTCAGCGCGGCATCGGCCCAGACCGTCACGAACGGGACGACCCTGCATATTGCTGGCCCTCCGACAGCGAGCGGTTCCGGGCCGGCCACCATCACCACAGGCTCAGCCCTCCGCATTGCTGGAGGAACCGTGGCCAACACCACCAATGCCTATGCCCTCTACGTTGATGCCCCGACCGGCGCAACCAATAACTATGCGGCAGTTTTCTCAACGGGCAGAGTGGGTATTGGAACTACAGCACCCGATTTTCAGCTCGATGCTCGACAATCTGCAAACACGCCCGCTGGTCAGTTCCGTGTTGACGGTACAGGCATTCAGACAGCTCTGCAGCTTGCAAACAGAAATACTTCCGGTGGTGCAGCAGGAGAAGGTCCAGAACTAACTTTTGTAGGCGGTGCAGGTTCTGGTGCTGGCCCCAACATTGCTTCTATTTACGCAGCTTGGAATGGGTCAGCAACTACTGATGGATATTTGACTCTTAACACACGACGGGGAGGATCGATTACGGAAGCGGTCCGAATCGCATCGAGTGGCAATGTCGGCATTGGAACGACAAGCCCTAATGCTCCACTCCAAGTCGTTGGCTCCGGTACTGGTTTTGATGTGCTTATTGGGCGGGAAACAACAACCGCAGATACGGAACTGCGGATCAGCCGAAGCGCAGTTAATAACGGGGACATGACGATCGAAGCAAACAGGTATGCCCAAGGGCCAGGAAATCTTATCTTCCAACCGAGCGGAGGTAGTATCGGTATCGGGACAACCAGTCCTGCTTACTTGCTCGATGTGGCTGGTTCTGCCCATGCATCTAGTTTCCCAACCTCGTCCGATATCCGACTCAAGAAAAATGTCGTTCAATTAACGAGCGTGTTGCCGAAGCTAGAGAAGATCAAGGGGGTCGCATTTGATTGGAACAGCACCTATCAGGCCATGGGACGAGCAACCGGACATCGTGAGGTCGGACTCATCGCTCAAGAAGTGGAAGTGGTCTTCCCGGAACTGGTCACAACGTGGGGCGAACAAGGCTATCGAGCCATTGACTATGGGAGACTGGCAGGAGTTCTCGTCGAGGCGATCAAAGAGCAACAGGCAGAGATCCGGGAACTGCAAAAGGAAATTGCTGCTCTAAAACACGGCCAATAG
- a CDS encoding flavodoxin family protein, translating to MSRRITIVQGHPDAQARHFGHALADEYTKGGEDGGHEVKRLEVAKMEFPLLRTKEEFEQGRPPDSIRLAQEAIAWADHLVILYPLWLGDMPALLKAFFEQVFRPGFAFTPGERRRFPKKRLTGKSARIVVTMGMPAFVYRWLLLTRSLKSLDHILRFSGIGPINSTVIGTIEGMTDKQRAGWLDRLRALGEQGK from the coding sequence ATGTCCAGACGCATCACCATCGTCCAGGGCCATCCCGATGCCCAGGCACGCCATTTCGGCCATGCGCTGGCGGACGAGTATACGAAGGGCGGCGAAGACGGGGGCCACGAAGTCAAACGCCTCGAGGTCGCCAAGATGGAGTTTCCCCTCCTGCGGACCAAGGAGGAGTTTGAGCAAGGCCGGCCGCCGGACTCAATCCGGCTGGCCCAGGAGGCGATCGCCTGGGCGGACCATCTCGTCATCCTTTATCCGCTCTGGCTGGGCGACATGCCCGCCCTCCTCAAAGCGTTCTTTGAACAAGTCTTTCGCCCCGGCTTCGCGTTCACCCCGGGGGAGCGGAGGCGCTTCCCGAAGAAGCGCCTCACCGGCAAGTCGGCCCGCATTGTCGTCACCATGGGCATGCCGGCCTTCGTCTACCGATGGTTATTGCTCACCCGTAGCCTCAAGAGCCTGGATCACATTCTCCGATTCTCCGGCATCGGTCCCATCAACAGCACCGTGATCGGGACGATAGAAGGGATGACCGACAAGCAGCGCGCGGGATGGCTCGACCGCCTGCGGGCGTTGGGGGAGCAAGGGAAATAG